A genomic region of Methanosarcina thermophila TM-1 contains the following coding sequences:
- a CDS encoding M4 family metallopeptidase, with the protein MNLICNVHYGVKFNNAFWDGEQITLGDGDSARFASFAKSLDVIAHELGHGIVENTAKLVYKGQSGALNEHFADVFGTVITQLAENQTADTADWLIGDEIMGPDLYGEALRSMSEPGTAYDNSILGKDPQPAHVKDMYTGTEDQGGVHINSGIMNKAFYLTAIEIGTDEAALIWYNALQNLWPTANFKEAVGEIVRAARILAKNKRVDKNATQRVRTAFREVGLF; encoded by the coding sequence ATGAATCTGATATGCAATGTACATTACGGCGTAAAATTCAATAACGCTTTTTGGGATGGCGAGCAAATAACTCTCGGTGATGGAGACAGCGCACGATTCGCCAGTTTTGCCAAGTCCCTTGATGTAATAGCTCATGAACTAGGTCATGGTATTGTTGAGAATACTGCAAAATTAGTGTATAAAGGTCAATCTGGCGCGTTAAATGAACACTTCGCTGATGTATTTGGAACTGTGATTACGCAGTTGGCCGAAAATCAGACTGCGGACACGGCTGATTGGTTAATCGGGGACGAGATCATGGGCCCTGATTTATATGGGGAAGCTCTTCGTTCTATGAGTGAACCTGGTACTGCATATGATAACAGTATTTTAGGCAAGGATCCCCAGCCTGCGCATGTGAAAGACATGTACACTGGCACTGAAGATCAAGGTGGTGTACATATCAACAGCGGCATTATGAATAAAGCTTTTTACCTTACAGCCATCGAAATCGGAACCGACGAAGCAGCCTTAATCTGGTATAATGCATTACAGAACCTCTGGCCTACTGCTAATTTCAAGGAAGCTGTCGGAGAGATTGTAAGAGCTGCACGGATTCTTGCGAAAAATAAAAGGGTTGATAAGAACGCAACACAGAGAGTAAGAACAGCTTTTAGGGAAGTCGGATTGTTTTAA
- a CDS encoding HesB/IscA family protein has product MIEVTDKAAAELKSLLEQEGKPDLALRIFVAGVACSGIQYGLAFDDELKEDDVTMESNGIKLVMAKEIERNFSEGSIDFIEDENGKGFLIRNPSAGGGCGTCGGCH; this is encoded by the coding sequence ATGATAGAAGTAACAGACAAAGCTGCTGCAGAATTGAAATCACTGCTTGAACAAGAAGGAAAACCTGATCTTGCTCTCAGAATTTTTGTTGCCGGGGTTGCCTGCAGCGGAATTCAGTATGGATTAGCTTTTGACGATGAACTGAAGGAAGACGACGTCACTATGGAAAGTAACGGAATAAAACTTGTTATGGCAAAAGAAATAGAAAGGAACTTCTCTGAGGGCAGCATCGACTTTATTGAGGATGAAAACGGAAAGGGTTTTCTTATCCGCAACCCCTCAGCTGGCGGCGGATGCGGCACCTGTGGAGGATGCCATTAA
- a CDS encoding protealysin inhibitor emfourin, with protein MVIMHIDFESSGGYANIRLTYHGNTDTLPEEVANKLIQLVESSKVFELEKKEVTPILPGPPDVLHYKLTIHEGNRRISLSFNDVTVPESLFPLISFLQELAWEQAGKDNR; from the coding sequence ATGGTTATAATGCACATAGACTTTGAAAGTTCAGGTGGATATGCCAATATCAGGTTAACGTATCATGGAAACACTGACACGCTTCCCGAAGAAGTTGCCAATAAGCTCATACAGCTCGTAGAAAGCTCCAAAGTATTTGAGCTTGAAAAAAAGGAGGTAACTCCCATCTTACCTGGTCCTCCTGACGTATTACACTATAAACTTACGATTCATGAGGGAAATAGGAGAATTTCTTTATCTTTTAATGACGTTACGGTTCCTGAATCGTTATTTCCACTAATAAGTTTTTTGCAAGAACTTGCATGGGAGCAGGCCGGGAAGGATAATAGATGA
- a CDS encoding nascent polypeptide-associated complex protein, with protein MFPGMGGIGGRGMNPAKMKQMMKQMGIDIKELKDVQEVVIKTANSNIIIENANVSIMTVQGSETYQIVGDAKEVPRELEIPAEDIKLVMEQTGVSEDEARRALQNSNGDLAEAIVSLSSA; from the coding sequence ATGTTCCCAGGAATGGGAGGGATAGGTGGCCGGGGTATGAACCCGGCTAAGATGAAGCAGATGATGAAACAGATGGGAATTGATATTAAAGAGCTCAAGGATGTTCAGGAAGTAGTCATAAAGACTGCGAACTCTAATATTATTATAGAGAATGCAAACGTCAGCATAATGACAGTCCAAGGCTCGGAAACATACCAGATTGTAGGTGACGCAAAAGAAGTCCCAAGAGAACTGGAAATTCCCGCTGAAGATATAAAACTCGTAATGGAGCAAACCGGCGTTTCTGAAGATGAAGCACGGAGAGCTTTGCAAAATTCAAACGGAGATCTGGCAGAAGCCATTGTGTCACTTTCTTCTGCCTGA
- a CDS encoding amylo-alpha-1,6-glucosidase → MSGIRFGTDSFSTYEEGIKKEWIVGNGLGGYASSTVIGAGTRTYHGLLVAAPKNSPGRFVLLSSLDEEIAINDEVYRLATHKYPGTVFPSGFNYISKFILAPFPLWIYHPGPFTVKKKVFMIHNSNTTCVLYDIRARRDGALLRIFPLVNSRNFHHTTRSGDISFSQEASPSGVKLESSNGFAFSLSSNLQYHSDPKWYYNFEYDIEKQRGLNFQEDNFNPGYFESKLKAGTSHFFIAASTEDISSLTLEQVEELYTREVYRQNLLAFNSRLTEPFALKLLRATDSFIVKNPSSGENTVIAGYHWFSDWGRDTMISIPGLLLIPRRFEEAKSILKNYSKYCRRGLIPNAFLSLGGEPIYNTVDASLWFIHALGRYFAYTKDFLFLSDVWETVDSIIDNYRKGTDFGIGMDSDYLIRQGPQLTWMDAKVGEQEITPRAGKACEINALWYNALKTASSLGTLLEKNVSTYETLAAGVASNFERVFWNPEKNCLFDLVYKDEAGNEVKDSAIRPNQIFAVALPYTMLSPEKEKAIVDRVEKDLLIPFGLRTLSTDHPLYKGRYQGDPATRDAAYHNGTAWPWLLGAYVKAYRKVHNYSKESLEDMRALLQGFNTHLETAGVGTISEVFDGDYPHSPGGCISQAWSVAEILRAYVEDVLGIKP, encoded by the coding sequence ATGAGTGGAATCAGGTTTGGAACGGATTCCTTTTCCACATATGAAGAAGGAATAAAGAAAGAGTGGATTGTAGGAAACGGACTCGGGGGATACGCCTCATCTACTGTTATAGGGGCGGGAACAAGGACTTATCACGGACTGCTTGTGGCAGCTCCGAAAAACTCTCCAGGAAGGTTCGTATTGCTTTCCTCCCTTGATGAAGAAATTGCGATTAATGACGAGGTTTATAGGTTGGCAACCCATAAATATCCGGGTACTGTTTTTCCTTCAGGATTCAATTATATTTCCAAATTTATTCTTGCTCCATTTCCTCTCTGGATTTATCACCCAGGACCATTTACCGTGAAGAAAAAAGTTTTCATGATTCACAACAGCAATACGACCTGTGTTCTGTATGATATCAGAGCCAGAAGAGATGGAGCTTTGCTGAGAATCTTTCCGCTGGTAAATTCTAGAAACTTCCACCACACTACTCGCTCAGGAGATATCTCCTTCTCTCAGGAAGCCAGTCCTTCAGGAGTAAAACTGGAAAGTTCTAATGGTTTTGCTTTTTCGCTTTCTTCCAATCTCCAGTATCATTCTGATCCCAAATGGTACTATAACTTTGAGTATGATATTGAAAAACAAAGAGGGCTTAACTTCCAGGAAGACAACTTCAATCCGGGCTATTTCGAAAGCAAACTCAAAGCAGGAACATCTCATTTTTTTATTGCCGCTTCAACAGAAGATATCTCTTCTCTGACGCTAGAGCAGGTTGAGGAGCTCTATACAAGGGAAGTATACAGGCAAAATCTTCTTGCCTTTAATTCAAGACTTACCGAGCCTTTTGCTCTCAAGCTTCTCAGGGCAACCGATTCTTTTATAGTGAAAAATCCCTCTTCAGGGGAAAATACGGTGATTGCAGGATATCACTGGTTTTCTGACTGGGGACGGGATACCATGATCTCCATACCTGGCTTGCTTCTAATTCCTCGCCGCTTCGAGGAGGCAAAATCTATTCTCAAAAATTATTCCAAATATTGTAGGAGAGGTCTGATCCCAAATGCTTTTCTGTCGCTTGGGGGAGAACCGATTTACAATACTGTGGATGCTTCTCTCTGGTTCATTCACGCCCTGGGTCGGTATTTCGCATATACAAAAGACTTCCTTTTCCTCTCAGATGTCTGGGAAACCGTGGATAGTATAATAGATAATTATCGTAAGGGTACGGACTTTGGAATCGGTATGGACTCCGATTATCTAATCCGGCAGGGTCCTCAGTTAACCTGGATGGATGCTAAAGTAGGGGAGCAGGAAATAACTCCAAGAGCAGGTAAAGCCTGTGAAATCAACGCTCTCTGGTACAATGCCCTGAAAACCGCTTCCAGTCTGGGCACCCTTCTAGAAAAAAATGTTTCCACTTATGAGACTCTTGCAGCTGGAGTAGCCTCAAACTTTGAGAGAGTTTTCTGGAATCCGGAAAAGAACTGCCTCTTTGACCTTGTATATAAGGACGAAGCAGGAAATGAGGTTAAAGACTCTGCAATCCGTCCCAATCAAATCTTTGCAGTGGCTCTACCCTATACCATGCTTTCCCCTGAAAAAGAAAAAGCGATAGTGGATAGAGTTGAGAAAGATCTCTTGATCCCCTTCGGACTTAGGACCCTCTCGACAGATCACCCTCTGTATAAAGGACGTTATCAGGGAGATCCAGCAACTAGAGATGCAGCCTACCACAATGGCACTGCCTGGCCCTGGCTCCTTGGCGCTTATGTTAAAGCTTACCGAAAGGTTCACAACTATTCAAAAGAAAGCCT